A DNA window from Solanum lycopersicum chromosome 3, SLM_r2.1 contains the following coding sequences:
- the LOC101248374 gene encoding cytochrome P450 71A4-like codes for MEFPWYSVVVPLIVFLFFLHNCLFTIFNTSNKKLPPSPRKLPIIGNLYQLGLHPHRSLYKLSKKYGPVMLLHLGSKPVLVASSVDAARDILKTHDLVWSTRPKSSIADGLLYGSKGVAFSNYSEYWRQVRSVIVLHLLSNKRVQSFRDIREEEVSNMIDEIRKRSTSSSNSVIDMRDVLSCMTNNIINRVTIGRTYNEGESGRAVKALLEDLLALLGTFNIGEYIPWLKWLNKINGLDNRVKKVAKDLDAFLDSVIEERVVRNKKAENSTGEAKDFVDVLLEIQNGNETGFPLQRDSLKAILLDSFIAGVDSIYTTLEWIMIELLRNPRAMEKLQNEVRGLVQGKAEITEDDLGNMLYLKAVIKESLRLNPPFPIPVPRESMEDVKLLDYNIPAKTQVLVNIWAIGRDPLSWDEPEEYRPERFLNSDIDFRGLNFELIPFGAGRRGCPGIPFAIVIIELTLARLVNKFNFALPQGIKKEDLDMSECTGISIRRKLPLLAVATPCSV; via the exons atggaGTTTCCTTGGTATTCTGTTGTTGTTCCTCTGattgttttccttttctttcttcataaCTGCTTATTTACCATTTTTAATACGAGTAACAAAAAATTACCACCATCTCCAAGAAAGCTCCCAATCATAGGAAATTTGTATCAACTTGGGTTGCATCCTCACCGTTCTCTCTATAAACTATCGAAAAAATATGGTCCAGTCATGCTACTTCACTTGGGCAGTAAACCAGTTCTGGTTGCTTCCTCTGTTGATGCTGCTCGCGATATCTTGAAAACTCATGATCTCGTATGGTCAACCAGACCAAAATCTAGCATCGCTGATGGACTCCTTTATGGATCCAAAGGTGTGGCCTTTAGTAATTATAGTGAATATTGGAGACAAGTTAGAAGTGTCATCGTGCTTCACCTTCTCAGCAACAAAAGAGTACAATCTTTTCGTGATATCAGAGAAGAAGAAGTATCAAACATGATTGATGAAATCAGGAAAAGGAGTACTAGTTCTTCGAATTCAGTGATAGATATGAGAGATGTTTTAAGTTGTATGACTAATAATATAATCAACCGAGTGACAATAGGAAGGACATACAATGAAGGGGAAAGTGGAAGAGCTGTTAAGGCTCTATTAGAAGATCTTCTTGCACTTTTAGGTACTTTTAACATTGGGGAGTATATTCCATGGCTTAAATGGCTCAATAAAATCAATGGTCTTGACAACAGAGTGAAGAAAGTAGCTAAAGATTTGGATGCATTTTTAGACAGCGTGATTGAAGAACGCGTGGTTAGAAACAAAAAAGCAGAAAACAGTACGGGTGAGGCTAAAGATTTCGTGGATGTTTTGCTGGAAATTCAGAATGGAAACGAAACTGGCTTTCCGCTTCAAAGGGATTCATTGAAAGCTATTCTCTTG GACTCGTTTATTGCTGGTGTGGATTCAATATATACAACTTTAGAGTGGATAATGATAGAGCTTTTGAGGAATCCAAGAGCCATGGAGAAATTACAGAATGAAGTGCGAGGATTAGTCCAAGGGAAAGCAGAGATAACAGAGGACGACTTAGGAAATATGTTGTATCTCAAAGCAGTAATCAAAGAGAGTCTCAGGCTTAATCCACCGTTTCCAATACCAGTTCCTCGAGAATCAATGGAAGACGTAAAATTACTAGACTATAACATACCTGCTAAAACTCAAGTCCTTGTTAATATTTGGGCAATCGGAAGAGACCCATTATCATGGGATGAACCAGAGGAGTACCGGCCTGAAAGATTCTTGAATAGTGATATTGATTTCAGAGGACTAAACTTTGAGTTGATTCCGTTCGGAGCTGGCAGGAGGGGTTGCCCAGGAATTCCTTTTGCTATTGTGATAATTGAGCTAACATTAGCAAGGCTTGtgaacaaatttaattttgcaTTACCACAAGGAATAAAAAAAGAGGATTTGGATATGAGTGAATGCACTGGCATCTCCATTCGCAGGAAATTGCCTTTACTAGCAGTGGCAACTCCGTGCAGTGTTTAG
- the LOC101259231 gene encoding cytochrome P450 71A4-like: MEFPWYSVVVPLFVFLFFLHNCLFAIFNNNKRLPPSPRKLPIIGNLHQLGLHPHRSLHKLSEKYGPVMLLHLGSKPVVVASSVDAARDILKTHDLVWSTRPKSSIGDGLFYGSKGVASSNYSEYWRQVRSVMVLQLLSNKRVQSFRDIREEEVSNMIDEIRKRCTSSSNSVIDMRDVLSCMTSNIISRVTIGRTYNEGETGIAVKGLIEELLALFGTFNIGDYIPWLIWLNKINGLDNREKKVAKDLDAFLDSVIEERLVRNNKEKYRTGEAKDFVDVLLEIQNGKETGFPLQRDSLKAILLDSFIGGVDSMYTTLEWIMIELLRNPRAMEKLQNEVRGLVQGKAEITEDDLGNMQYLKAVIKETLRLNPPFPIPIPRESMEDVKLLNYDIPAKTQVLINVWAIGRDPLLWDEPEEYQPERFLNSDIDFRGLNFELIPFGAGRRGCPGIPFSIVIIELALARLVHKFNFTLPQGMKKEDLDMSECTGISIRRKLPLLAVATPCSI; encoded by the exons atggagtTCCCTTGGTATTCTGTTGTTGTTCCGCTgtttgttttccttttctttcttcataactgcttatttgcgatttttaataataacaaaagattGCCACCATCTCCAAGAAAGCTCCCAATCATAGGAAATTTGCATCAACTTGGGTTGCATCCTCACCGTTCTCTCCATAAACTATCGGAAAAATATGGTCCAGTCATGCTACTTCACTTGGGCAGTAAGCCAGTTGTTGTTGCTTCCTCTGTCGATGCTGCTCGCGATATCTTGAAAACTCATGATCTCGTATGGTCAACCAGACCAAAATCTAGCATCGGTGATGGACTCTTTTATGGATCCAAAGGTGTGGCCTCTAGTAATTATAGTGAATACTGGAGACAAGTTAGAAGTGTCATGGTACTTCAGCTTCTCAGCAACAAAAGAGTCCAATCTTTCCGTGATATCAGAGAAGAAGAAGTATCAAACATGATTGATGAAATCAGGAAAAGGTGTACTAGTTCTTCGAATTCAGTGATAGATATGAGAGATGTTTTAAGTTGTATGACTAGTAACATAATCAGTAGAGTGACCATAGGAAGGACATACAATGAAGGGGAAACTGGAATAGCTGTTAAGGGTCTCATAGAAGAACTTCTTGCACTTTTCGGTACTTTTAACATTGGTGATTATATTCCATGGCTTATATGGCTCAATAAAATCAATGGTCTAGACAACAGAGAGAAGAAAGTAGCTAAAGATTTGGATGCATTTCTAGACAGCGTGATTGAAGAACGTTTGGTtagaaacaacaaagaaaaatatagaacgGGTGAAGCTAAAGATTTCGTGGATGTTTTGCTGGAAATTCAGAATGGAAAGGAAACTGGCTTTCCTCTTCAAAGGGATTCATTGAAAGCTATTCTCTTG GACTCATTTATTGGTGGCGTGGATTCAATGTATACAACTTTAGAGTGGATAATGATAGAGCTTTTGAGAAATCCAAGAGCCATGGAGAAATTACAGAATGAAGTGCGAGGATTAGTCCAAGGGAAAGCAGAGATAACAGAGGATGACTTAGGAAATATGCAGTATCTGAAAGCAGTGATCAAAGAGACTCTCAGGCTTAATCCACCGTTTCCAATACCAATTCCACGAGAATCAATGGAAGACGTAAAATTACTAAACTATGACATACCTGCTAAAACTCAAGTTCTTATTAATGTTTGGGCAATCGGAAGAGACCCATTATTATGGGATGAACCAGAGGAGTACCAGCCTGAGAGATTCTTGAATAGTGATATTGATTTCAGAGGACTAAACTTTGAGTTGATTCCGTTCGGAGCTGGCAGGAGGGGTTGCCCAGGAATTCCTTTTTCTATTGTGATAATTGAGCTAGCATTAGCACGGCTTGTGCACAAATTCAACTTTACATTACCACAAGGAATGAAAAAAGAGGATTTGGATATGAGTGAATGCACAGGCATCTCCATTCGCAGGAAATTACCTTTACTAGCAGTGGCAACTCCGTGCagtatttag
- the LOC101247804 gene encoding cytochrome P450 71A3 codes for MDLTWYALLVPLFFFLHKCFFSTSNKLPPSPTKLPIIGNLHQLGSLPHRSLHKLSKKYGSLMLLHFGSKPVIVASSVDAARDIMKTRDLVWSNRPKSSIADRIFYGSKDLAFSPYGEYWRQIKSITVLHLLSNKRVQSYRVTREEETSNMIEKIRQACDSNSSSSVINLRDCLCSLTNNIVSRVALGRKYNEEGQGGINAKVILHELGELLGTFSIGDYIPWLEWINKINGLDNKVEKVAKELDTFLESVIEEHVSRKNRGENSTGEAKDFVDVLLEIQNGKETGFLLQRDSLKAIILDNFAAGTDTTYTALEWIMIELLRHPRVMKKLEEEVRELAGGKTEITEDDLRNMQYLKAVIKETLRLHPPIPLLIPRESTEDIELLGYHIPAKTQVIINAWAIGRDPLSWDDPEEYRPERFLNSNIDLKGLNFELIPFGAGRRGCPGISFALVVIELALARLVHKFNFSLPKPEELDMTEASGVAIRRKSPLLALATPNIL; via the exons ATGGATCTTACCTGGTATGCTCTTCTAGTtcctttgtttttcttcctTCATAAATGCTTCTTTTCTACATCAAATAAGTTACCACCCTCTCCAACAAAGCTACCAATCATAGGCAATCTCCATCAACTTGGATCGCTTCCTCATCGTTCTCTCCATAAACTATCCAAAAAATATGGTTCACTCATGCTACTTCACTTTGGCAGCAAGCCAGTGATTGTTGCTTCCTCCGTAGATGCTGCTCGCGATATCATGAAAACTCGTGATCTCGTTTGGTCAAATAGACCTAAATCTAGCATCGCCGATAGAATCTTTTATGGCTCTAAGGATTTGGCCTTTAGTCCCTATGGTGAATACTGGAGACAAATTAAAAGTATCACTGTGCTTCACCTTCTCAGCAACAAAAGAGTGCAATCTTATCGTGTTACTAGAGAAGAAGAAACGTCGAATATGATTGAAAAAATCAGACAAGCATGTGATTCTAATTCTTCGAGTTCAGTGATAAATCTAAGAGATTGTTTATGTTCTCTCACCAATAACATAGTTAGCAGAGTGGCCTTGGGGAGGAAATATAATGAAGAAGGACAAGGAGGAATAAATGCTAAGGTCATTCTACATGAACTTGGTGAACTTTTGGGTACTTTTAGCATTGGGGATTACATTCCGTGGCTTGAATGGATCAATAAAATCAACGGTTTAGACAACAAAGTGGAGAAAGTAGCTAAAGAGTTGGATACATTTTTGGAGAGTGTGATTGAAGAACACGTCAGTAGAAAAAACAGAGGAGAAAACAGCACAGGTGAAGCTAAAGACTTTGTAGACGTTTTGTTGGAAATTCAAAATGGAAAGGAAACTGGATTTCTTCTTCAAAGGGATTCATTGAAAGCTATCATCTTG GATAATTTTGCTGCTGGTACGGATACAACCTATACAGCTTTAGAGTGGATAATGATAGAGCTCTTGAGGCATCCAAGAGTTATGAAAAAATTAGAGGAAGAAGTGCGAGAATTAGCTGGAGGGAAAACAGAGATAACAGAGGATGACTTGAGAAATATGCAGTATCTTAAAGCAGTGATCAAAGAGACTCTCAGGCTTCATCCACCAATTCCACTACTAATTCCTCGAGAATCAACAGAAGACATTGAATTACTTGGCTATCACATACCTGCAAAAACTCAAGTTATTATCAACGCATGGGCAATTGGAAGAGACCCGTTGTCATGGGATGATCCAGAGGAGTACCGACCAGAGAGGTTCTTAAATAGTAATATTGATTTGAAAGGATTGAACTTTGAGTTGATTCCGTTTGGAGCAGGGAGAAGGGGCTGCCCAGGAATTTCTTTTGCTCTTGTGGTGATTGAGCTAGCATTAGCAAGGCTTGTGCACAAGTTCAATTTCTCATTACCAAAACCAGAGGAGTTGGATATGACTGAAGCCAGTGGTGTCGCTATTCGTAGGAAATCACCTCTGCTAGCGTTGGCAACTCCAAACATCTTATAA
- the LOC109119848 gene encoding cytochrome P450 71A6-like, whose amino-acid sequence MISLFAVFPFLIFLGFILLSFFQLSSKKSKKNLPPSPPKLPLIGNFHQLGQQPHRSLQKLTNEYGPMMMLQFGSVPVLIASSAEAASHIMKTQDLGFANKPKSIIPSKLFFGPKDVAFTPYGEYWRNARSVCMLQLLNNKRVQSFSKIREEETSLLLRKINHSIGNSQVVDLTDLFVSMTNDVLCRVALGRKYCDGEEGKKFKSLLLEFVELLGVFNIGDYMPWLAWVNRFNGLNAKVDKVAEEFSAFLEGVIEEHKEKIKTDEKEEGSADFVDILLQVQKENKSGFNVEMDSIKAIIMDMFSAGTDTTSTLLEWTMNELIRNPNALRKLRDEVRKVTQGKSDVTEDDLEHMPYLNAVMKESLRLHSPVPLLPREAIKDTKVLGYDVAAGTQVFVCPWAISRDPTIWENPEEFQPERFLDSCVDYKGLHFELIPFGAGRRGCPGITFAKVVNELALARMLFHFEFSLPNGAKAEDLDVDEALGITVRRKFPLLVVATPRI is encoded by the coding sequence ATGATTTCCTTATTTGCGGTATTTCCATTCTTAATTTTCTTGGGATTTATTCTGCTATCATTTTTTCAGCTTTCATCCaaaaaatccaagaaaaatCTTCCTCCATCTCCTCCAAAACTTCCTTTGATCGGAAACTTTCACCAATTGGGGCAACAACCACACCGCTCTCTCCAAAAATTAACGAATGAATATGGCCCAATGATGATGCTTCAGTTCGGCAGCGTCCCAGTATTAATAGCTTCCTCAGCCGAAGCAGCTTCCCACATCATGAAAACTCAGGATCTGGGTTTTGCTAACAAGCCCAAGTCCATTATTCCCAGCAAGCTTTTTTTCGGCCCAAAAGACGTAGCCTTCACTCCATATGGTGAGTACTGGAGGAACGCCAGAAGTGTTTGTATGCTTCAGCTTTTGAACAACAAAAGAGTCCAATCCTTTAGTAAAATTAGGGAAGAAGAAACTTCTCTTCTTCTCCGAAAGATTAACCACTCAATTGGCAATTCACAAGTTGTTGATTTGACGGATCTGTTTGTGAGCATGACGAACGACGTGCTTTGCAGGGTGGCATTAGGAAGGAAGTATTGTGATGGGGAAGAAGGGAAAAAATTCAAGTCATTGCTGTTAGAGTTTGTTGAATTATTGGGTGTTTTTAATATCGGTGATTACATGCCATGGCTTGCATGGGTGAATCGTTTCAACGGTTTAAATGCGAAAGTGGACAAAGTAGCTGAGGAGTTCAGTGCATTTTTGGAAGGTGTAATTGAGGAACACAAGGAGAAGATCAAAACGGATGAAAAAGAGGAAGGATCAGCAGACTTTGTGGATATATTGCTCCAAGTTCAGAAAGAAAACAAGTCCGGTTTTAACGTTGAGATGGATTCGATTAAAGCTATTATCATGGATATGTTTTCTGCAGGAACAGACACAACCTCCACTCTTTTAGAATGGACAATGAATGAACTCATCAGAAATCCAAACGCATTGCGAAAATTAAGAGATGAAGTGCGGAAAGTAACTCAAGGGAAATCAGACGTAACAGAGGACGATTTGGAACACATGCCTTATTTAAATGCAGTAATGAAAGAGAGTCTACGTCTTCATTCTCCGGTGCCATTGCTTCCTCGAGAAGCAATTAAGGATACCAAAGTATTGGGCTACGACGTGGCTGCTGGAACTCAAGTCTTTGTTTGTCCATGGGCTATCTCTAGGGATCCAACCATATGGGAAAATCCAGAGGAGTTTCAACCAGAAAGGTTTTTGGATAGTTGTGTTGATTACAAAGGGTTACATTTCGAGTTAATTCCATTTGGTGCAGGCAGAAGAGGTTGTCCTGGAATCACATTCGCTAAGGTCGTGAATGAATTGGCATTGGCTAGAATGTTGTTTCATTTTGAATTTTCGCTACCAAATGGAGCAAAAGCTGAAGATTTGGATGTGGATGAAGCTCTTGGAATCACAGTCAGACGAAAGTTCCCTCTCTTAGTCGTTGCAACTCCACGCATTTGA